From a single Silene latifolia isolate original U9 population chromosome 6, ASM4854445v1, whole genome shotgun sequence genomic region:
- the LOC141586809 gene encoding uncharacterized protein LOC141586809 has protein sequence MIFPFKSHHKVRSLVSNFNSHPFFALSRLFHHHHCPRGDAWFTKFVCTLFCLKPQYLDSNLHLDYLGRAITPLLVFRVVAKLDYQYKNPILAFKFFELTRVRFSMIHNFDTYNCLLRSLCQMGFHNNAQIVVDWMIIDGCELDCSGLGQLVGLFVEVGRFDVARKLLGGVKCREGGVDSYLYNVLLSGLVRSNRVDDAVSFFSEEMVSKSCFDVCSFNILIRGLCRTGKVDEAIRLFNGIRGFGLLPDIITYNTMIDGLFKVKKVDKVRELVFEARSRNEITPTVVTYTCMISGYCKLGRMDEASLLFQEMLTIGIRPTTTTLNVLIDGFGKVGDIASASAMYEKMISLKLQPDVITFTSRIHGYCRIGLVDESLKVLNEMIHMKLSPNGYTFSILIFALCKENRLNEACNLLGQLKSRNITPQAFIYNPIIDGLCKAGKVDEANLLVAEMDDIRCKPDKYTFTILIIGHCMKGRMMEAIKIFNHMQALKCIPDYITVKCLLSCLVKAGMPTEASQIQKSIALNNVAVGLSSSEKRIPARTNMDIEVAA, from the coding sequence ATGATATTTCCATTCAAATCCCATCACAAGGTACGAAGCTTAGTTTCCAATTTTAATTCACACCCTTTTTTTGCACTCTCTCGTTTATTTCATCATCACCATTGTCCCCGTGGCGATGCTTGGTTTACAAAGTTTGTTTGTACCCTTTTCTGTTTGAAACCGCAATACTTGGATTCTAATTTGCATTTGGATTATCTTGGTCGAGCTATAACCCCTCTGCTTGTGTTTCGTGTCGTTGCGAAATTGGATTACCAATATAAAAATCCCATCTTGGCATTTAAGTTCTTTGAGTTAACCCGTGTTAGATTTAGCATGATTCATAATTTTGACACTTATAATTGCTTGTTGAGGTCACTTTGTCAGATGGGTTTTCATAATAATGCTCAAATTGTTGTTGATTGGATGATAATTGATGGGTGTGAATTGGATTGTTCGGGTTTGGGTCAATTGGTTGGCTTGTTTGTGGAAGTGGGTAGGTTTGATGTTGCACGGAAATTGCTTGGTGGAGTGAAATGTCGCGAGGGAGGAGTGGATTCGTATTTGTATAACGTACTTTTAAGTGGTTTGGTTAGGAGTAATAGGGTAGATGACGCTGTTAGTTTCTTTAGTGAGGAGATGGTATCGAAATCTTGCTTTGATGTTTGTAGTTTTAATATATTGATTAGAGGCCTTTGTAGGACTGGAAAGGTGGATGAGGCGATAAGATTGTTCAATGGTATTAGAGGTTTTGGTTTGTTACCAGACATTATAACTTATAACACTATGATAGATGGATTATTTAAGGTGAAGAAGGTAGATAAGGTTCGAGAGTTGGTTTTTGAAGCTAGATCGAGGAATGAGATTACGCCTACTGTTGTAACATATACGTGTATGATATCTGGTTACTGTAAACTTGGTAGGATGGATGAGGCTTCCTTGCTGTTTCAGGAAATGTTGACCATTGGTATTAGACCTACCACCACAACGCTCAATGTTCTTATTGATGGTTTTGGCAAGGTGGGGGACATAGCTTCCGCGTCTGCTATGTATGAAAAGATGATTTCTCTTAAGCTTCAGCCTGATGTTATTACCTTCACTTCTCGCATCCATGGTTACTGTCGGATTGGACTAGTGGACGAGAGTTTGAAGGTTTTGAATGAAATGATACATATGAAATTGTCTCCAAATGGGTACACATTTTCTATTCTTATTTTCGCCTTATGCAAGGAAAATAGATTGAATGAGGCATGCAATTTACTTGGACAATTGAAGTCGAGGAATATTACTCCTCAAGCTTTTATTTACAATCCAATCATTGATGGGCTCTGCAAAGCTGGAAAGGTAGATGAGGCAAATTTGCTGGTGGCCGAAATGGATGACATAAGATGCAAGCCTGATAAGTATACTTTTACAATTCTTATTATTGGGCACTGTATGAAGGGGAGAATGATGGAAGCAATTAAAATTTTCAATCATATGCAAGCACTTAAATGTATCCCGGATTATATTACTGTAAaatgtttattatcatgtttggTAAAGGCTGGAATGCCGACTGAAGCTTCACAAATACAGAAAAGCATAGCACTAAATAATGTGGCTGTGGGTTTATCATCTTCAGAAAAACGTATCCCAGCCAGGACCAATATGGATATTGAGGTGGCTGCTTAA